In one Gemmatimonas aurantiaca genomic region, the following are encoded:
- a CDS encoding DUF3108 domain-containing protein → MGSTRYLRRGSRHAFHLPSLLSPLAIAVAMAGAPAGALSAQAPLPPPVLSDSTPRAPFPVGEILEYQVHVSLGGNIGRGQMRVEGPVQEHGITLWRLVSEMHARRAFVRASDRSTSWFDPARFATRRFEKVERSPLGSGTERVEIDAEGGTWRGTDGSDNPLASPQPLDELSFLYFLRTLPLDREGSFSLTRHYDESRNPTLVNVGAEEVVETPLGSFRTRVVVMHVRDPKHYKGIGLIKVNVDLSACHLPVRIVSRMPIVGTTTLTLVARSTSPRRIDAPVSASVDASGESDAAHRRPCVESANP, encoded by the coding sequence ATGGGTTCCACTCGATATCTCCGTCGTGGCTCACGCCATGCGTTCCATCTCCCGTCACTGTTGTCGCCGCTGGCGATAGCCGTGGCGATGGCCGGTGCACCGGCCGGCGCGTTGTCGGCCCAGGCGCCGCTGCCACCGCCGGTATTGTCCGACAGTACACCCCGTGCCCCGTTTCCCGTGGGGGAGATCCTTGAGTACCAGGTGCATGTCTCGCTCGGCGGCAACATCGGGCGCGGACAGATGCGTGTGGAAGGGCCGGTGCAGGAGCATGGGATCACGTTGTGGCGACTGGTCTCGGAGATGCATGCCCGACGGGCCTTCGTGCGGGCGAGCGATCGCAGTACGTCGTGGTTCGATCCAGCACGATTCGCGACCCGCCGTTTCGAGAAGGTCGAACGCAGTCCGCTGGGAAGCGGAACCGAACGCGTGGAGATCGATGCGGAAGGCGGCACCTGGCGGGGCACCGATGGCAGCGACAATCCGCTGGCGTCACCCCAGCCACTGGATGAACTCTCGTTTCTGTACTTCCTGCGCACGCTGCCGCTCGACCGTGAAGGATCGTTCAGCCTCACGAGGCACTACGACGAGTCCCGCAATCCCACGCTGGTGAATGTCGGCGCCGAGGAAGTGGTGGAAACCCCTCTCGGATCCTTCCGGACGCGTGTGGTGGTCATGCACGTGCGCGATCCCAAGCACTACAAGGGTATCGGTCTCATCAAGGTGAATGTCGATCTCTCGGCGTGCCATCTTCCGGTACGCATCGTGAGTCGCATGCCCATCGTGGGCACCACGACACTCACGCTGGTGGCCCGCTCGACATCCCCGCGTCGCATCGATGCGCCGGTGAGTGCGTCCGTCGATGCCTCGGGTGAGAGCGACGCGGCGCACAGGCGTCCATGTGTGGAGTCAGCAAACCCCTGA
- a CDS encoding NAD(P)-dependent oxidoreductase, which produces MATIAYLGTGLLGSGFVEAALGRGDTVTVWNRTAEKAAALTTFGARVASTPAEAVQGAERVHLVLKDDAVVEEVLAALRPGLAPETIIVDHSTTQPVLTAERAARLAGEGVKYLHCPVFIGPAAARQGQGIIMVSGPQALFDAVRPALEQQAQRVVYWGERPDLAAVYKLMGNALIIGLGALVSDVFTIGAGCDVAPPDALELLQFFNPGSMLQNRGKKMSQGDFAPSFELVMARKDVRLMLETAGSRPLAALPSIAARMDEVIAQGHGAEDYGVIARDALHR; this is translated from the coding sequence ATGGCTACCATCGCATATCTCGGCACGGGGCTGCTGGGCAGCGGCTTCGTGGAGGCCGCGCTCGGGCGCGGCGATACCGTCACCGTCTGGAACCGCACGGCGGAGAAAGCCGCGGCGCTCACCACGTTCGGCGCCCGGGTGGCGTCCACTCCCGCTGAAGCGGTGCAGGGGGCCGAGCGTGTCCATCTGGTGCTCAAGGACGACGCCGTCGTCGAAGAAGTGCTCGCGGCACTCCGACCGGGATTGGCGCCGGAGACCATCATTGTCGATCACAGCACGACCCAGCCGGTGCTGACCGCCGAACGGGCCGCCAGGCTGGCGGGGGAAGGGGTGAAATATCTGCACTGCCCCGTCTTCATCGGACCCGCGGCTGCCCGCCAGGGGCAGGGGATCATCATGGTCTCCGGGCCGCAGGCTCTGTTCGATGCAGTGCGCCCCGCTCTCGAGCAGCAGGCCCAGCGGGTGGTCTACTGGGGCGAACGCCCCGATCTGGCCGCGGTATACAAGCTGATGGGCAATGCCCTCATCATCGGACTGGGTGCACTGGTTTCCGATGTGTTCACGATCGGTGCCGGTTGCGACGTGGCCCCGCCGGATGCGCTCGAACTGCTCCAGTTCTTCAATCCCGGCAGCATGCTCCAGAATCGCGGGAAGAAGATGTCGCAGGGGGACTTTGCCCCCAGTTTCGAGCTCGTCATGGCGCGGAAGGACGTGCGTCTGATGCTGGAAACGGCCGGCTCGCGGCCGCTGGCGGCGCTGCCCTCCATCGCGGCCCGGATGGACGAGGTGATCGCGCAGGGACATGGCGCCGAGGACTACGGGGTGATTGCCCGTGACGCGCTGCATCGCTAG
- a CDS encoding efflux RND transporter permease subunit — protein MSLAAFAVRRPVATVAAILAVLLLGSVSLTRLPVSLLPDVSLPVLTIRTNYTGAAAPEVSRFVAEPIEAAIAATPGLVELRSVSRNGTATTTARFAWGTDMRGTVLTVRERLDAARSQLPQSAERPTLLTSDPGERPIAVLAVRGVDVTDSTRGGGAGGRAGGQRAGDLRSLARTAADVHARRLEQIAGVASVAVVGAPNDEVRVALDPDRLRALDLTPEDVAAAIRTQNVTGAGGTIRRGQFRFSVRSLTEFRSPEELLDTPIGPTASGLTLRDVGTVSLGLADPQTRTRLDGADAVGLVVYKDAGSNTVAVTRRMMDAVNELQTEFPGMAITVVAAQADFVTDALSNLGQEIIVGGALSLLVILLFLRDWRMSFAIALTVPLSVLMALVVLQALDVSINVLSLGGLALGTGLLVDTAIVVAEAVGRRRSEGMSLMDAAIAGTDEVAAPLFAGTLTTVLVFGPIIFVRGLAAALFRDLSLSVVTTVAASLLLSLTLMPVMIVGRRRPGNVERSPKAPVAVREVPVSAWARRLDAWGHRLAAYYEQGMRWSLTHPRTVFGISLAGLAITVVLAMQLPREILPRVDEGVIVADVALPEGTSLEATEAQVARVEAAAHTLGARDVYARVGKATDEEILGGADPGSSATAQLIVRVPDGRQAADFAQALRRALPDLARGALAIDLAGQSEFGSLIGREGRLVRVELSAGTLEDAQRWADSVRSRLTGMPTLSDVRDAYAATQPVVEVSLERRRLAERGIAPQQVASALAGALGGVVASELRETDRRTPIMVRYTGVRNEDLETALRTSVRGVPLAQLVQVRETRAPVEVVRIGQRPVSIVEGLVEEGGTARATQDVLERMQAMTLPGSVRWEVAGADAERQRTSNELTLVAVLAVALMFLVLAGEFASFTIPLVVMCTVPLAGAGAIVFLWLTGQSLNAVSLIGIVVMIGMADNEAVVKLDAIRALREQGRPLHDAILEGGAQRLRAIAMTSITTVTGVLPLVFGWGSGGALYQPLAAGIIGGSISALLVTFFLLPTAYAVLEQRTLDRQARAVPAVVGTTPA, from the coding sequence GTGAGTCTCGCGGCCTTTGCCGTACGTCGCCCCGTGGCCACGGTGGCGGCGATCCTCGCCGTGCTGCTGCTCGGATCGGTGTCGCTCACCCGATTGCCGGTGTCGCTGCTGCCGGACGTGTCGCTGCCGGTGCTGACCATTCGCACGAACTACACCGGGGCCGCGGCGCCGGAGGTGTCGCGCTTCGTGGCCGAACCCATCGAAGCGGCCATCGCGGCCACGCCGGGGCTGGTGGAACTGCGCAGCGTGAGTCGCAACGGAACGGCCACGACGACGGCGCGTTTTGCCTGGGGCACCGACATGCGCGGCACGGTGCTCACCGTGCGTGAGCGACTCGACGCCGCGCGCAGTCAGCTGCCACAGAGCGCCGAACGGCCTACGTTGCTCACGAGCGATCCGGGCGAACGGCCCATCGCGGTGCTTGCGGTGCGCGGCGTGGATGTGACCGACTCCACACGCGGCGGCGGAGCCGGTGGACGAGCCGGTGGACAACGCGCCGGCGATCTGCGCAGTCTCGCGCGCACGGCGGCCGATGTGCACGCCCGTCGTCTCGAGCAGATCGCGGGCGTGGCGAGTGTGGCGGTGGTGGGCGCTCCCAACGATGAAGTGCGCGTGGCGCTCGATCCCGATCGGTTGCGCGCGCTCGATCTCACACCCGAAGACGTCGCCGCCGCGATCCGCACGCAGAACGTCACCGGTGCCGGCGGTACGATCCGCCGCGGACAGTTCCGGTTCTCCGTGCGTTCGCTCACCGAATTCCGCTCCCCCGAGGAACTGCTCGACACCCCCATCGGCCCCACGGCGAGTGGGCTGACGCTGCGCGACGTGGGCACCGTATCGCTCGGGCTCGCCGACCCCCAGACTCGTACGCGCCTCGACGGCGCCGATGCCGTGGGTCTCGTCGTGTACAAGGATGCCGGTTCGAACACCGTGGCGGTGACGCGGCGCATGATGGACGCCGTGAATGAGTTGCAGACGGAGTTTCCGGGCATGGCCATCACGGTGGTGGCGGCGCAAGCCGACTTCGTCACCGATGCGCTGTCCAATCTCGGTCAGGAAATCATCGTGGGTGGCGCGCTGTCACTGCTGGTGATCCTGCTGTTTCTGCGTGACTGGCGCATGTCGTTCGCCATCGCGCTCACGGTGCCGCTGTCAGTGCTCATGGCGCTGGTCGTGCTGCAGGCACTCGATGTGTCCATCAACGTGTTGTCGCTGGGCGGCCTGGCACTCGGTACCGGCCTGCTCGTGGACACCGCCATCGTGGTGGCGGAAGCCGTGGGACGACGACGCAGCGAAGGCATGTCGCTGATGGACGCGGCCATTGCCGGCACCGACGAAGTGGCCGCGCCGCTCTTTGCCGGCACGCTCACCACGGTGCTGGTGTTCGGCCCCATCATCTTCGTGCGCGGGCTGGCCGCGGCGCTGTTCCGCGATCTGTCGCTGAGTGTGGTGACGACGGTGGCGGCCAGTCTGCTGCTCTCGCTCACGTTGATGCCGGTGATGATCGTCGGCCGGCGTCGACCTGGCAACGTCGAGAGATCGCCCAAGGCGCCGGTTGCGGTGCGGGAAGTGCCTGTGTCGGCGTGGGCGCGCCGTCTCGATGCGTGGGGACACCGACTCGCCGCGTACTATGAACAGGGGATGCGCTGGTCGCTGACCCATCCGCGCACGGTGTTCGGGATCTCCCTCGCGGGTCTCGCGATCACGGTGGTGCTGGCGATGCAGCTGCCCCGCGAGATTCTGCCGCGGGTGGATGAAGGGGTGATCGTGGCCGATGTCGCATTGCCCGAAGGCACCAGTCTCGAGGCCACCGAGGCCCAGGTGGCGCGTGTGGAAGCCGCTGCACACACACTGGGGGCGCGCGATGTGTATGCGCGTGTGGGCAAGGCCACCGACGAAGAAATCCTCGGCGGCGCCGATCCCGGATCGAGTGCCACGGCGCAGCTGATCGTGCGGGTGCCCGACGGACGGCAGGCGGCGGATTTTGCGCAGGCGTTACGGCGCGCGCTGCCCGATCTCGCGCGTGGTGCGTTGGCCATCGATCTGGCGGGGCAATCGGAATTCGGTTCGCTCATCGGCCGTGAAGGACGTCTCGTGCGCGTGGAACTGTCCGCCGGCACACTCGAGGATGCGCAGCGGTGGGCCGACTCCGTACGGTCGCGCCTGACGGGTATGCCGACGCTGTCCGATGTGCGCGATGCATATGCGGCCACGCAGCCGGTGGTGGAGGTGTCGCTGGAGCGTCGTCGGCTGGCCGAACGGGGCATCGCGCCACAGCAGGTGGCCAGTGCGCTGGCCGGCGCGTTGGGTGGGGTGGTGGCCAGCGAGTTGCGCGAGACTGATCGACGCACGCCCATCATGGTGCGGTATACCGGCGTGCGGAACGAGGATCTGGAGACCGCGTTGCGTACCAGTGTGCGCGGCGTGCCGCTCGCGCAGTTGGTGCAGGTGCGGGAGACGCGGGCACCGGTGGAGGTGGTGCGCATCGGACAGCGTCCGGTGTCCATCGTGGAAGGACTGGTGGAGGAAGGCGGAACGGCCCGCGCCACGCAGGATGTGCTCGAGCGGATGCAGGCGATGACGTTGCCGGGCAGTGTGCGCTGGGAAGTGGCCGGCGCCGATGCGGAGCGGCAGCGCACGTCGAACGAACTCACGCTCGTCGCGGTCCTGGCGGTGGCGTTGATGTTTCTCGTGCTCGCCGGGGAATTCGCGTCGTTCACGATCCCGCTGGTGGTGATGTGCACGGTGCCGCTGGCCGGTGCGGGCGCGATCGTGTTTCTGTGGCTCACGGGACAATCGCTCAATGCCGTGAGTCTCATCGGCATCGTGGTGATGATCGGCATGGCCGACAATGAAGCGGTGGTGAAGCTCGATGCCATCCGCGCGCTGCGGGAGCAGGGGCGACCGCTGCATGACGCGATCCTCGAGGGTGGCGCCCAGCGTCTTCGGGCGATCGCGATGACGAGCATCACCACGGTGACCGGTGTGCTGCCGCTGGTGTTCGGGTGGGGATCCGGTGGTGCGCTGTATCAACCGCTGGCCGCGGGCATCATCGGTGGCAGCATCAGCGCGCTGCTCGTGACGTTCTTCCTGCTGCCCACGGCGTACGCGGTGCTCGAGCAGCGCACTCTGGATCGCCAGGCACGGGCCGTACCGGCGGTGGTGGGGACGACGCCCGCATGA
- a CDS encoding efflux RND transporter permease subunit, with the protein MIRFATARPAVIWAMCVALLLAGAIAFTRLPLAARTTVELPRLSVAASWPGVAPEVVEAYLTAPIESAIQGVRGVRRVSSISSDGVATLTVDLEERADVQMTRLAILERLELLRTEFPPGVSPPFVSNHVPEGFEELPLLSLMVFGPYTPGTLQRLLNEQVSPKLSGVPGVAGVTVRGGTDLGVSVTYDATRLRQLAIPPERLRETLASARLVQSLGMLTSNAGTSAASVRAVVLRDQPDAIEALQALPVIGAAGRVFPLGELASIRAEEDTRGRFFRINGEPAVALDVVRSPGADAIKTAAALREAVAALRPALPLGVRLEIANDESVDLARELRDLTMRGGIAFVAVLLVLLLFLRRWRAVAAVMGTTAVAIAATALTLYVFHIPANLLTLAGLCMGIGILVQNAIVVVERLAQAPDTPEGRTEATRRIAPAVMGSTLTTAVVLFPFLYLQGNARAAFVPFAVAFVVALAWSVFTSLLVVPALGTGVAAGSARWPRMRRVYARIVRGTLRWRYVTFLLTLGALGGLIWVFVEKIPRSSFSWFGERRTTLRVSMTFPRGSDPGTLDRAMRDFETIAVGPREVEQVRTESRSPTSASMMVLFTRAGGWTSMPLIMQEQLTQRAVLVGGASISVVGDGPAFSSGGGGGGFSSFRLQVKGFAYDGVSRVAEDLKARLERVPRVRDVRITSGGWGWSELSYQVTLEPDRAALRRYGISAAQFTQAVAREVRGPIGAQRLVIGGEELPISLKAAGARDRSLDQLQSAQLSSESGAPVRIGDVSVVAEQEALATVVREDQQYVRQVSYDFRGPPRLARRTHDAFVKSLSAPAGYSIIDQSSGMPFSQDDSQKGLWLVFGIGVVLVVLAVALVFDSVWGAAQVFFALPLALAGVIAAFWAADAAFTREAAVGVILVVGLAVNQAILLVDAALERRRKVGPLHAGLVLRAALDRAGMIVIVTVAALASLVPLSVGTGADTLFGAIALATAGGTLAGTVGAMFVMPSLLMRAPRRKPRRPRSGQ; encoded by the coding sequence ATGATCCGTTTCGCCACCGCGCGTCCGGCGGTGATCTGGGCCATGTGCGTGGCGCTGCTGCTGGCCGGAGCGATCGCATTCACCCGCCTGCCCCTGGCCGCGCGTACCACGGTGGAATTGCCGCGACTCTCGGTGGCCGCCTCATGGCCGGGTGTGGCACCGGAAGTGGTCGAGGCGTATCTCACGGCGCCCATCGAATCGGCCATCCAGGGCGTGCGCGGCGTGAGACGCGTGTCGAGCATCAGCAGTGATGGGGTGGCCACGCTGACCGTGGACCTCGAAGAGCGTGCCGATGTGCAGATGACGCGACTCGCGATTCTCGAACGCCTGGAACTGCTGCGCACCGAGTTCCCGCCGGGCGTGAGTCCACCGTTCGTGTCCAATCATGTTCCCGAAGGCTTCGAGGAGCTGCCGCTGTTGTCGTTGATGGTGTTCGGTCCGTATACGCCCGGCACCCTGCAGCGACTGCTCAACGAGCAGGTGAGTCCGAAACTCTCGGGTGTGCCCGGTGTGGCGGGTGTCACGGTGCGTGGCGGAACCGATCTGGGTGTGTCGGTCACGTACGACGCCACGCGCCTGCGGCAACTGGCCATTCCGCCCGAACGTCTTCGCGAGACGCTGGCGTCGGCGCGCCTGGTGCAATCGCTCGGCATGCTCACGTCGAATGCCGGCACGAGCGCGGCCTCGGTGCGCGCCGTGGTGCTGCGCGATCAACCCGATGCCATCGAAGCGTTGCAGGCGTTGCCGGTGATCGGCGCGGCCGGACGGGTGTTTCCGCTGGGAGAGCTGGCGTCGATCCGCGCCGAGGAGGATACCCGCGGCCGCTTCTTCCGGATCAATGGAGAGCCGGCGGTTGCGCTCGATGTGGTGAGAAGTCCCGGAGCCGACGCCATCAAGACCGCCGCCGCGCTGCGGGAAGCGGTGGCGGCGCTGCGTCCAGCATTGCCACTGGGAGTCCGTCTCGAGATCGCCAACGACGAGAGCGTGGATCTGGCGCGCGAACTGCGCGATCTGACCATGCGTGGTGGTATCGCCTTCGTGGCCGTACTGCTGGTGCTGCTCCTCTTTCTCCGGCGCTGGCGGGCGGTGGCGGCCGTGATGGGCACCACGGCCGTGGCCATCGCGGCCACAGCGCTCACACTCTACGTGTTCCATATTCCCGCCAACCTGCTGACGTTGGCGGGACTGTGCATGGGGATCGGCATTCTCGTCCAGAATGCCATCGTCGTGGTGGAGCGACTGGCCCAGGCGCCGGACACGCCCGAGGGACGCACCGAAGCCACACGACGCATCGCCCCGGCCGTGATGGGCAGTACACTCACCACCGCGGTGGTCCTGTTTCCATTTCTGTATCTGCAGGGAAATGCGCGGGCGGCATTCGTGCCGTTTGCCGTGGCCTTCGTGGTGGCGCTGGCATGGAGTGTCTTCACGTCGCTCCTGGTCGTGCCGGCACTGGGCACCGGTGTGGCGGCGGGGAGCGCGCGATGGCCCCGCATGCGTCGGGTGTATGCCCGGATCGTGCGGGGCACGTTGCGCTGGCGCTATGTCACGTTCCTGTTGACGCTCGGCGCACTGGGCGGACTGATCTGGGTGTTCGTGGAGAAGATTCCGCGGTCGTCGTTCAGTTGGTTCGGAGAGCGTCGGACCACGCTGCGGGTTTCGATGACATTCCCGAGAGGATCGGATCCGGGCACGCTCGATCGGGCGATGCGGGATTTCGAGACCATTGCCGTGGGTCCGCGCGAAGTGGAGCAAGTGCGTACCGAATCGCGCAGTCCCACGAGCGCCTCGATGATGGTGCTCTTCACGCGGGCGGGCGGCTGGACGTCCATGCCGCTCATCATGCAGGAGCAGCTCACGCAACGCGCGGTGCTGGTGGGGGGCGCAAGCATCAGCGTGGTGGGTGACGGTCCAGCGTTCAGCAGCGGCGGTGGAGGCGGGGGCTTCTCGTCGTTCCGGCTCCAGGTGAAGGGGTTTGCGTACGACGGTGTCTCGCGGGTGGCCGAGGATCTCAAGGCCCGGCTCGAACGGGTGCCCCGCGTACGCGATGTGCGCATCACCAGCGGGGGCTGGGGGTGGAGTGAACTGAGCTATCAGGTGACGCTGGAGCCCGACCGTGCCGCGTTGCGGCGGTATGGCATTTCGGCCGCGCAGTTCACGCAGGCGGTGGCTCGTGAAGTGCGCGGGCCCATCGGGGCGCAGCGCCTGGTGATCGGCGGGGAAGAGCTGCCGATTTCGCTCAAGGCCGCCGGCGCGCGTGACCGGTCGCTCGATCAGCTGCAGTCGGCGCAACTGTCTTCGGAAAGCGGGGCGCCCGTACGCATCGGCGATGTGTCCGTGGTGGCCGAACAGGAGGCGCTGGCCACGGTGGTGCGTGAGGATCAGCAGTATGTGCGACAGGTGAGCTACGATTTTCGCGGTCCGCCGCGACTGGCGCGACGCACGCACGACGCGTTCGTGAAATCCCTGTCGGCACCGGCGGGATACAGCATCATCGATCAGAGTAGTGGCATGCCGTTCTCCCAGGACGACAGTCAGAAAGGTCTGTGGCTGGTGTTCGGCATCGGCGTCGTGCTGGTGGTGCTGGCCGTGGCCCTCGTCTTCGACTCGGTGTGGGGCGCGGCGCAGGTGTTCTTCGCCTTGCCGCTGGCGCTCGCGGGGGTGATCGCGGCGTTCTGGGCCGCCGACGCGGCGTTCACGCGGGAGGCCGCCGTGGGGGTGATTCTCGTGGTGGGGCTGGCCGTGAATCAGGCCATTCTGCTGGTGGATGCGGCGCTCGAACGCCGTCGCAAGGTCGGTCCACTGCATGCGGGGCTGGTGCTGCGCGCCGCACTCGATCGCGCGGGGATGATCGTGATCGTCACCGTCGCGGCGCTGGCGTCGCTCGTCCCGTTGTCGGTCGGGACCGGAGCGGACACGCTGTTCGGTGCCATCGCGCTCGCGACAGCCGGGGGCACGCTGGCGGGCACCGTGGGGGCGATGTTCGTGATGCCGTCCCTGTTGATGCGGGCGCCGCGACGGAAGCCCCGTCGACCGCGATCCGGACAGTGA
- a CDS encoding DUF481 domain-containing protein — MIRTIPFPISRPFARRLPGHAPQWALMLGVLLAGSAGGLGAQQADAPRAERPPSSWRRSLEASGSLLYGAASQRVLNGQFSIGSETVHRQLRADVQSGYGDAIDLGTGDRRVIVRNTRGTFSVDLTPRARVSPFAFGLVETSLQQRLASRVSAGAGAKYTAWRPDSVRGGFQEDASVSLAVLSERTRGLVVDTTSVKRGSGMRYRWSLRMRYRTRIGETLRFSHLTFFQPTFDRLARHTLESSTTLAVPLRSAIELTVTHRERVDSEARDRGAPSNRDGQILFGVRAAF; from the coding sequence GTGATACGCACTATTCCATTTCCGATTTCCCGCCCGTTTGCCCGGCGATTGCCGGGGCATGCGCCGCAGTGGGCACTGATGCTGGGTGTTCTGCTTGCCGGTTCCGCTGGCGGCCTTGGCGCACAGCAGGCCGACGCGCCCCGCGCGGAACGGCCGCCGTCGTCCTGGCGTCGCAGCCTCGAGGCCAGCGGCTCGTTGCTGTATGGCGCGGCGAGTCAGCGGGTGCTCAATGGACAGTTCTCCATTGGCAGCGAGACGGTGCATCGTCAATTGCGCGCCGACGTGCAGTCGGGTTACGGCGATGCGATCGATCTCGGGACGGGTGACCGGCGGGTGATCGTGCGCAACACACGTGGGACGTTCAGTGTGGATCTCACACCGCGGGCGCGAGTGAGTCCATTCGCGTTCGGTCTGGTGGAAACGAGCCTGCAGCAGCGGCTCGCTTCGCGCGTGTCGGCGGGCGCGGGGGCCAAGTACACGGCATGGCGTCCCGATTCCGTGCGCGGCGGTTTCCAGGAGGATGCGAGCGTCAGTCTTGCCGTGCTCAGTGAACGGACGCGAGGGCTGGTCGTGGATACCACCTCCGTGAAACGTGGCTCCGGGATGCGCTATCGCTGGTCGCTGCGCATGCGGTACCGCACGCGCATCGGGGAGACGCTGCGTTTTTCGCATCTCACGTTCTTTCAGCCCACATTCGATCGCCTGGCCCGACACACGCTGGAGAGTTCCACCACACTGGCCGTCCCCCTGCGCTCGGCGATCGAGCTCACCGTGACCCATCGCGAACGTGTGGACAGTGAAGCCCGCGACCGCGGCGCACCAAGCAATCGAGACGGACAGATCCTGTTCGGCGTGCGCGCGGCCTTCTGA
- a CDS encoding serine/threonine-protein kinase, protein MAPLIDSVQRHLGDDFVIERELGGGGMSRVFVAFDKRLDRRVVVKLLRPELGAGVNAQRFRREILTAAALQHPLIVPVLDTGEIDGVPYFLMPFVEGESLRARLQRGPLTVVETVRILRDVARALAVAHARQVVHRDIKPDNVLLANDAAVVADFGVSKAFAVARHEHDAQMIGRNISGSTTTAGVSLGTPAYMAPEQVAADPQASFPMDIYAVGVLAYEMLTGAPPFTGRSPQQVMAAHITEQPASIETRRADLPPALAVLVMQCLEKDPIHRPAGAAALVTALDDPQVMSGSFTPVSEGHDVAEVLRTLTGGQRVGRSAARRWMWLTGAVASIGLVVGLAWWAGFRDGDRRGEGAGAASNTGPNAAGVATPGALGGPVVADTTPSVAVLPFVYLGSDTTQAYAANAIADAITNALALERGLRVSSRSAAEVLQRRIASGDTTRMPVRTLVEGVVEVEGTRVRLTVRLVDANDGFTLFADRVEGERGNLFALEDDIAKDMRDLLRSHFNLTGR, encoded by the coding sequence GTGGCACCCCTGATCGACTCCGTGCAGCGTCACCTGGGTGACGACTTCGTCATCGAGCGGGAGCTCGGTGGCGGCGGGATGTCGCGCGTGTTCGTGGCGTTCGACAAGCGTCTCGATCGACGGGTGGTCGTGAAGCTGCTGCGGCCGGAGCTGGGAGCGGGCGTGAATGCCCAGCGATTCCGGCGCGAGATTCTGACCGCGGCCGCGCTGCAGCATCCGCTCATCGTCCCCGTGCTCGACACGGGTGAGATCGATGGGGTCCCGTATTTTCTGATGCCTTTCGTGGAAGGCGAATCGCTGCGGGCGCGATTGCAGCGGGGACCTCTCACCGTCGTGGAAACCGTGCGCATCCTGCGAGATGTTGCGCGGGCGCTGGCGGTGGCGCATGCCCGACAGGTGGTGCATCGCGACATCAAACCCGACAACGTGCTGCTGGCCAACGATGCGGCGGTCGTGGCCGATTTTGGCGTGAGCAAGGCGTTTGCCGTCGCGCGTCATGAACACGATGCGCAGATGATCGGCCGCAACATCTCCGGGTCGACCACCACGGCCGGCGTGTCACTTGGCACGCCGGCCTACATGGCTCCCGAACAGGTGGCGGCGGATCCGCAGGCCTCGTTTCCCATGGACATCTATGCGGTGGGCGTTCTGGCGTACGAGATGCTCACCGGTGCGCCGCCGTTCACCGGTCGTTCGCCACAGCAGGTGATGGCCGCGCACATCACGGAGCAGCCGGCCTCCATCGAAACGCGTCGCGCCGATCTTCCGCCCGCCCTTGCCGTCCTGGTGATGCAGTGTCTGGAGAAGGACCCGATACATCGTCCCGCGGGGGCCGCGGCGCTGGTGACGGCGCTGGACGATCCACAGGTGATGAGCGGCAGTTTCACGCCGGTGAGTGAAGGGCACGATGTCGCCGAGGTGCTGCGTACCCTGACCGGCGGTCAGCGCGTGGGGCGGAGTGCCGCGCGTCGATGGATGTGGCTCACTGGTGCGGTGGCATCGATCGGGCTCGTGGTGGGGCTTGCCTGGTGGGCGGGATTCCGTGACGGTGACCGTCGTGGTGAGGGGGCCGGCGCGGCCTCGAACACAGGTCCGAATGCGGCCGGGGTAGCGACGCCCGGTGCACTCGGTGGTCCGGTCGTGGCCGACACGACGCCATCCGTGGCCGTGCTGCCGTTCGTGTACCTGGGCAGCGATACCACGCAGGCCTATGCCGCGAATGCGATTGCCGATGCGATCACGAATGCGCTGGCTCTCGAGCGGGGGCTGCGGGTGAGCTCACGCTCGGCGGCGGAGGTGCTGCAGCGCCGGATCGCCAGCGGTGACACCACCCGCATGCCCGTGCGCACCCTGGTGGAGGGGGTGGTCGAGGTGGAAGGCACACGCGTGCGTCTCACCGTGCGCCTCGTCGATGCCAACGATGGATTCACGCTCTTTGCCGACCGTGTGGAAGGTGAACGGGGCAATCTCTTCGCCCTCGAAGACGACATTGCGAAAGACATGCGCGATCTGCTCCGATCGCATTTCAATCTGACCGGGCGGTAA